One Candidatus Delongbacteria bacterium genomic window carries:
- a CDS encoding tetratricopeptide repeat protein: protein MKRSVWMALCLGLMVACNPAAQKENASDVFQQAQTAHAESRFSDAVRLYSRYVSEFADSSQAAKCQFMVAYLYANELDQKEQARTAYTDFIAKYPNSELLQSAQWELEHLGQNLSEIDIIPDSTDPAPVSATPEKAHEGH from the coding sequence ATGAAACGAAGTGTCTGGATGGCCCTGTGCCTTGGCCTGATGGTCGCCTGCAATCCCGCGGCCCAGAAGGAAAACGCCAGCGACGTTTTCCAGCAAGCCCAGACCGCCCACGCCGAGAGTCGCTTCAGCGACGCCGTGCGCCTGTACAGCCGGTACGTCAGCGAATTCGCCGACAGCAGCCAGGCGGCCAAGTGCCAGTTCATGGTGGCCTATCTCTATGCCAACGAGCTGGACCAGAAGGAGCAGGCCCGCACGGCCTACACCGATTTCATCGCGAAGTACCCCAACAGCGAACTCCTGCAGAGCGCGCAGTGGGAGCTGGAACATCTGGGGCAGAACCTGAGTGAGATCGACATCATTCCGGATTCCACGGATCCCGCGCCCGTGAGCGCGACACCCGAGAAGGCCCACGAAGGACATTGA
- a CDS encoding site-specific DNA-methyltransferase, producing MSDPHPPAQPQVELEDRIHIGDNRELLARMPDACVDLVLTDPPYKDYQSNRPRAREKVKKIDAQCFDIPEFLASMERVMRDGAHFYCWCDHLSFPDLVLALRERKDLVPRGSAHLVYKNCLVWVKNNHGSGDLRSNWAPQHEFVLFASKGRARSREAPRSPNVFYNRDDEDPSRIRFVKRVSNYAFEHGTSKPVELLERMILMSSRPGELVFDPFAGSCSTGEAALRTGRRYLLAELDEDHGRRGSERLELVRQELAPPHPAPVQHTTE from the coding sequence ATGTCCGATCCTCATCCCCCCGCCCAGCCACAGGTCGAGCTCGAGGACCGGATTCACATCGGAGACAACCGTGAGCTGCTGGCCCGGATGCCCGATGCCTGTGTGGACCTGGTACTCACCGATCCTCCCTACAAGGATTACCAGTCCAACCGGCCCCGGGCCCGTGAAAAGGTCAAGAAGATCGACGCCCAGTGCTTCGACATTCCCGAATTCCTGGCCTCGATGGAACGCGTGATGCGCGACGGCGCGCACTTCTACTGCTGGTGCGACCACCTGAGTTTCCCCGATCTGGTGCTGGCCCTGCGCGAGCGCAAGGACCTGGTTCCCCGTGGGTCGGCGCATCTGGTCTACAAGAACTGCCTGGTCTGGGTCAAGAACAATCACGGCTCGGGCGACCTGCGCTCCAACTGGGCCCCCCAGCACGAGTTCGTGCTCTTCGCCAGCAAGGGCCGGGCCCGCAGCCGCGAAGCCCCGCGCAGCCCCAATGTGTTCTACAACCGCGACGACGAAGACCCATCGCGCATCCGCTTCGTCAAGCGGGTCAGCAACTACGCCTTCGAGCACGGCACCTCCAAGCCGGTGGAACTGCTCGAGCGGATGATCCTGATGAGCTCTCGCCCGGGCGAGCTGGTCTTCGATCCTTTCGCCGGCAGTTGTTCCACGGGCGAAGCCGCCTTGCGCACGGGTCGGCGCTACCTGCTGGCCGAACTGGACGAGGATCACGGCCGCCGGGGCAGCGAGCGGCTGGAACTGGTGCGCCAGGAACTGGCCCCACCCCACCCGGCGCCCGTGCAGCACACCACGGAATGA